The following coding sequences are from one Canis lupus baileyi chromosome 19, mCanLup2.hap1, whole genome shotgun sequence window:
- the LOC140611409 gene encoding olfactory receptor 10H3-like has product MTKSPATQTPPWCPIIQLNADTNYLEMPVTTDAASVAGQNYSMVSEFILVGFSTFPQHLLPVFFLFYLLMYLFTLLGNLLIMATVWSERSLHTPMYLFLCALSTSEILFTVAVTPRMLVDMLSSHRSITFVACATQMFFSFTFGFTHSFLLMIMGYDRYVAICHPLRYNVLMSIRTCARLVSWTWAGGSVMGMMVTLIVFHLTFCGSNVIHHFLCHVFSLLKLACGNENSSVTLGVILVCVSALMGCLFLIILSYIFIVAAILRIPSVEGRHKTFSTCVSHLTIVIVHYSFASIIYLKPKGPHSMDSNTLMATTYTVFTPFLSPIIFSLRNKELKNAIKKSFQRKFSPLRS; this is encoded by the coding sequence CAGATGCAGCATCCGTGGCTGGCCAGAACTATAGCATGGTGTCTGAATTCATCCTCGTGGGCTTCTCCACCTTCCCACAGCATCTCCTGCCTGTCTTCTTTCTGTTCTACTTGCTGATGTACCTGTTCACGCTGCTGGGGAACCTGCTCATCATGGCTACTGTCTGGAGTGAGCGCAGCCTGCACACGCCCATGTACCTCTTCCTGTGTGCCCTGTCCACCTCTGAGATTCTGTTCACTGTTGCTGTCACCCCCCGCATGCTGGTTGACATGCTCTCCAGCCACCGTTCCATCACCTTTGTGgcctgtgccacccagatgttcTTCTCCTTCACGTTTGGCTTCACCCATTCCTTCTTGCTTATGATCATGGGTTATGACCGCTACGTGGCCATCTGCCACCCCCTACGCTACAACGTGCTCATGAGCATCCGCACCTGTGCCCGTTTGGTGTCCTGGACCTgggctggtggctcagtcatggGGATGATGGTGACCCTGATAGTTTTTCACCTCACCTTCTGTGGGTCTAATGTGATTCATCATTTTCTCTGCCATGTGTTTTCCCTCTTAAAGTTGGCTTGTGGGAATGAGAATTCCTCAGTCACCTTGGGTGTGATCCTTGTGTGTGTCTCAGCTCTGATGGGCTGTTTATTCCTCATCATCCTCTCCTATATCTTCATCGTGGCGGCCATATTGAGGATCCCCTCTGTTGAGGGAAGGCACAAGACCTTCTCCACCTGTGTGTCCCACCTCACTATTGTTATTGTGCACTACAGTTTTGCCTCCATTATCTACCTCAAGCCGAAGGGCCCCCATTCTATGGACAGTAACACCCTGATGGCCACCACCTATACAGTCTTTACCCCGTTTCTCAGCCCAATCATTTTCAGCCTCAGGAATAAGGAGCTCAAGAATGCCATAAAGAAAAGCTTCCAGAGAAAATTCAGTCCCTTACGCTCCTGA